Proteins co-encoded in one Pantoea phytobeneficialis genomic window:
- a CDS encoding glutamine synthetase family protein, producing MGKQSVIIDEESIDLQSESERLRALGVTTLFASLVDSAGVIRGKSVPVNRLKTLCQSGVGASPSWALFCADNAIAWIPAFSAVGDHRLRADLAALVTLPDGFCWAPVDVFEQEGEHAAWCSRHFLRRQVAALQQQGIETLAAGELEFFLLPEQDDQQDNEWHAYGMGGLLAHEAMVNDLVKTLEEAGVGLEQFHAEYGTRQFELSLAPANPVTAIDRLVLTRILLGRIARQHKLRISFSPRPFEHDAGNGAHLHFSFTREGQPLLAGGTGSYGITDAGGSLLAGIVRHLPELVALLAPSVLSADRLQPGHWSGAYACWGLENREAAVRYCAANQGNPYGAHLEVKCIDPSANPYIACGAVLGMALAGLNAALPLPQPTQAAPADLSEVQRHEQHIHRLITSHSDALTRLAQSPLAQSMLPPELLGALIAVRQHEQDTWGHMPLKTITEKFRFAWSV from the coding sequence ATGGGCAAGCAATCCGTAATCATCGACGAAGAATCCATTGATTTACAGAGTGAAAGTGAAAGGCTCAGGGCACTCGGTGTCACGACCTTGTTTGCTTCACTGGTGGATTCCGCTGGCGTTATCCGTGGCAAATCCGTTCCGGTTAACCGACTGAAAACGCTCTGTCAGTCAGGGGTGGGGGCATCCCCCTCCTGGGCATTATTCTGCGCCGATAACGCCATCGCCTGGATCCCTGCGTTCTCGGCGGTTGGCGATCATCGCCTGCGTGCCGACCTCGCCGCGCTGGTGACATTACCGGATGGTTTTTGCTGGGCGCCGGTTGATGTGTTTGAACAGGAAGGGGAGCACGCTGCCTGGTGTAGCCGCCATTTTCTACGCCGACAGGTAGCGGCCTTGCAACAGCAGGGCATTGAAACCCTCGCAGCCGGTGAGCTTGAGTTCTTTTTGTTACCCGAACAGGACGATCAGCAGGATAACGAATGGCACGCCTACGGTATGGGCGGGCTGCTGGCACATGAAGCGATGGTCAATGATCTCGTCAAAACCCTGGAAGAAGCCGGTGTCGGCCTTGAGCAATTTCATGCCGAATATGGCACTCGCCAGTTTGAATTGTCACTGGCCCCGGCCAATCCGGTTACGGCCATCGATCGCCTGGTGCTGACCCGTATTTTGCTGGGCCGCATCGCGCGTCAACACAAGTTGCGGATCAGTTTCTCTCCAAGGCCGTTTGAGCATGATGCTGGTAACGGCGCACATCTGCACTTCTCCTTTACCCGTGAGGGCCAGCCGCTGCTGGCAGGCGGTACCGGTAGCTACGGTATCACCGATGCGGGAGGCAGCCTGCTGGCCGGGATTGTCCGGCATCTGCCGGAACTGGTGGCGTTATTGGCCCCGTCAGTGCTGTCTGCCGATCGCCTGCAACCCGGGCACTGGTCAGGCGCGTATGCCTGCTGGGGACTGGAAAACCGGGAAGCTGCGGTGCGTTACTGTGCGGCAAATCAGGGCAACCCGTATGGCGCGCACCTTGAAGTGAAGTGTATCGATCCTTCCGCCAACCCCTATATCGCCTGTGGCGCAGTGCTGGGGATGGCGCTGGCGGGACTGAACGCCGCGCTGCCGCTGCCACAACCTACACAAGCGGCTCCTGCCGATCTCTCTGAAGTGCAGCGCCATGAGCAACATATTCATCGACTGATCACCTCCCACAGCGATGCCTTAACGCGTCTCGCACAAAGTCCGTTGGCGCAATCGATGTTGCCGCCGGAACTGCTGGGGGCACTGATCGCTGTGCGTCAGCACGAACAGGATACCTGGGGACATATGCCGTTAAAGACCATCACGGAAAAATTCCGCTTTGCATGGTCGGTTTAA
- a CDS encoding APC family permease, which translates to MNHAPNKKRSLKLWEALALSLGMVGPTLAMSGNAQGLIDSVGKALPIVFVLGLIGVALIAYGFIRLTRFYNHAGSAYGLVGKTIGPRAGFFSGFAIMGTYLFFSIATLAALGAFTNAFLAALFPTSGFQIPWIVTAAVGVIFSWILNSRDGQTVARVLMVIEGVGIVLMLILAAVIVVHQPATGTEHASLFSLNGVSFQAVMAGVVAAFLSWAGFEACATLGEETENPKRNIPLALLGSILLTGVLFVGMMYVQTLGFGTSESGLTAFKNSANSLGTLSQTYVGTAFSLAMLFTAMMSAFAANLSAAATSSRLLFALARDGFGPACFAQVSEKNHQPRNALTLVLVLSLLIDVVAWLSGKPAMGTGNSAIDAYFYFAIIGSVCLMITYLMIEVGVINFITRMSQNIPKWELILPLLGIVIMVVSLYYNVVGQEELFSPALVAFYWCIAGMIIIISAPKLVRNIGLSLASEFVTPAETVTTATTQKEWV; encoded by the coding sequence ATGAACCATGCACCAAATAAAAAGCGAAGTTTAAAACTGTGGGAAGCGCTGGCGCTCTCGCTGGGGATGGTGGGACCGACGCTGGCTATGTCGGGCAATGCGCAGGGATTGATCGACTCAGTAGGCAAAGCGCTGCCGATTGTGTTTGTACTCGGTCTGATCGGGGTCGCGTTAATTGCTTATGGTTTTATTCGTTTGACGCGTTTTTATAATCACGCCGGTAGCGCATACGGCCTGGTGGGAAAAACCATCGGCCCGCGTGCCGGGTTCTTTTCCGGTTTCGCCATTATGGGCACCTATCTGTTCTTCTCGATTGCCACGCTGGCGGCACTGGGTGCATTTACCAACGCCTTTCTGGCCGCATTATTCCCCACGTCAGGTTTCCAGATCCCGTGGATTGTCACTGCGGCGGTCGGGGTGATATTTAGCTGGATCCTGAATTCGCGAGATGGGCAGACCGTGGCCCGCGTGCTGATGGTGATTGAGGGCGTCGGGATTGTATTGATGTTGATTCTGGCGGCGGTGATTGTCGTGCACCAGCCTGCGACCGGCACAGAACATGCCTCCTTGTTTAGTCTGAATGGCGTTAGTTTTCAGGCGGTAATGGCGGGCGTGGTCGCTGCTTTCCTCTCCTGGGCTGGTTTTGAGGCCTGTGCCACCCTGGGTGAAGAGACGGAAAATCCCAAACGCAATATCCCGCTGGCCCTGCTGGGTTCTATCCTGCTGACCGGGGTGTTGTTTGTCGGCATGATGTATGTGCAAACACTCGGTTTTGGCACCAGCGAATCGGGTTTAACTGCCTTCAAAAATTCAGCGAACTCGCTGGGGACGCTGTCGCAAACTTACGTCGGCACCGCATTCTCATTAGCGATGTTGTTTACCGCCATGATGTCGGCCTTCGCGGCGAATTTATCGGCCGCGGCCACCTCCAGCCGTCTGCTGTTTGCCCTCGCCCGCGATGGGTTCGGCCCGGCATGCTTCGCGCAGGTGTCAGAAAAAAATCATCAACCTCGTAACGCCTTAACGCTGGTACTGGTACTCAGCCTGCTGATCGATGTCGTGGCCTGGTTGAGCGGTAAACCGGCGATGGGCACCGGCAATAGCGCGATTGATGCGTACTTCTACTTTGCGATCATCGGCTCCGTTTGCCTGATGATCACCTATCTGATGATTGAAGTTGGGGTGATCAATTTTATCACCCGCATGAGCCAGAACATCCCGAAATGGGAACTGATCCTGCCGCTACTCGGCATCGTCATTATGGTGGTGTCGTTGTATTACAACGTGGTAGGGCAGGAAGAACTGTTTAGCCCGGCACTGGTGGCGTTTTACTGGTGCATTGCCGGGATGATCATCATCATCTCCGCGCCAAAACTGGTGCGCAATATCGGGCTTTCTCTGGCGTCAGAGTTTGTTACGCCTGCGGAAACGGTGACAACCGCCACGACACAGAAGGAGTGGGTATGA